In the Gopherus flavomarginatus isolate rGopFla2 chromosome 6, rGopFla2.mat.asm, whole genome shotgun sequence genome, one interval contains:
- the RPS24 gene encoding 40S ribosomal protein S24 isoform X3, translating into MNDTVTIRTRKFMTNRLLQRKQMVIDVLHPGKATVPKTEIREKLAKMYKTTPDVIFVFGFRTHFGGGKTTGFGMIYDSLDYAKKNEPKHRLARHGLYEKKKTSRKQRKERKNRMKKVRGTAKANVGAGKK; encoded by the exons ATG AATGACACTGTGACCATCAGAACCAGGAAGTTCATGACTAATAGACTGCTTCAGCGTAAGCAGATG GTGATTGATGTTCTTCATCCTGGAAAGGCCACAGTTCCCAAAACTGAAATCAGGGAAAAGCTAGCAAAAATGTACAAAACAACACCAGATGTTATTTTCGTCTTTGGCTTCAGAACCCATTTTGGTGGTGGCAAGACAACAGGCTTTGGCATGATTTATGATTCCCTCGACTATGCAAAGAAGAATGAACCAAAGCACAGACTGGCCAGG CATGGCTTGTATGAAAAGAAGAAGACTTCAAGAAAACAGCGAAAGGAGCGGAAGAACAGAATGAAGAAAGTCAGGGGCACAGCCAAGGCAAATGTTGGCGCTGGCAAGAAG TAA
- the RPS24 gene encoding 40S ribosomal protein S24 isoform X1, whose protein sequence is MNDTVTIRTRKFMTNRLLQRKQMVIDVLHPGKATVPKTEIREKLAKMYKTTPDVIFVFGFRTHFGGGKTTGFGMIYDSLDYAKKNEPKHRLARHGLYEKKKTSRKQRKERKNRMKKVRGTAKANVGAGKKK, encoded by the exons ATG AATGACACTGTGACCATCAGAACCAGGAAGTTCATGACTAATAGACTGCTTCAGCGTAAGCAGATG GTGATTGATGTTCTTCATCCTGGAAAGGCCACAGTTCCCAAAACTGAAATCAGGGAAAAGCTAGCAAAAATGTACAAAACAACACCAGATGTTATTTTCGTCTTTGGCTTCAGAACCCATTTTGGTGGTGGCAAGACAACAGGCTTTGGCATGATTTATGATTCCCTCGACTATGCAAAGAAGAATGAACCAAAGCACAGACTGGCCAGG CATGGCTTGTATGAAAAGAAGAAGACTTCAAGAAAACAGCGAAAGGAGCGGAAGAACAGAATGAAGAAAGTCAGGGGCACAGCCAAGGCAAATGTTGGCGCTGGCAAGAAG AAGTGA
- the RPS24 gene encoding 40S ribosomal protein S24 isoform X2, protein MNDTVTIRTRKFMTNRLLQRKQMVIDVLHPGKATVPKTEIREKLAKMYKTTPDVIFVFGFRTHFGGGKTTGFGMIYDSLDYAKKNEPKHRLARHGLYEKKKTSRKQRKERKNRMKKVRGTAKANVGAGKK, encoded by the exons ATG AATGACACTGTGACCATCAGAACCAGGAAGTTCATGACTAATAGACTGCTTCAGCGTAAGCAGATG GTGATTGATGTTCTTCATCCTGGAAAGGCCACAGTTCCCAAAACTGAAATCAGGGAAAAGCTAGCAAAAATGTACAAAACAACACCAGATGTTATTTTCGTCTTTGGCTTCAGAACCCATTTTGGTGGTGGCAAGACAACAGGCTTTGGCATGATTTATGATTCCCTCGACTATGCAAAGAAGAATGAACCAAAGCACAGACTGGCCAGG CATGGCTTGTATGAAAAGAAGAAGACTTCAAGAAAACAGCGAAAGGAGCGGAAGAACAGAATGAAGAAAGTCAGGGGCACAGCCAAGGCAAATGTTGGCGCTGGCAAGAAG TGA